One genomic region from Rubinisphaera margarita encodes:
- a CDS encoding mechanosensitive ion channel domain-containing protein, whose protein sequence is MIGFSAGRNQTIARCCLWLALLAGYALPALGQTGNPNGFFLPLPDSPAPGNTPETTSTPANTPSNPPAQSPTGTTEQPQLQDSLEAFQNEVKAIEQDPGLDQANKEQLLQVYRNAIDALQKTEAYKALITRNRSALEKVPEDAEKVTSELKNLPEQFPLSVSKASALEDIEQALSSAEAQLREFELALIKAEQEVSQRTLKRKQDVELQATYSERLQKIQQKVTAPPVPDTPRLEKALAKLYQLQLTMMESEAIAVKEELNLFDAQKNAKLLTSRVELETLRVGLQRKKVETLQQMLADKKLKENMRALKELKEESDTSLPVLQSFINELEELTTRMNTLVDLTEKAQTRQREVQTQLDEVTSDMSDKQEQAATEAGSSEVFALSLLRQLYELPNLDEHIAAVHARNRLMSETTFQQIELRSDAKELINVDLAVEEKLNEIKEDAGSESLGIFEQNLKSKIKELIQRKKETLDSLLTAYSDLLDSLTTVNATEQSLVENVQEYRDFIRKRIFWIRSDKMLSLSDIRHILSGESYPFSMDDILRIPSEYMADVQTHFLLHALAASILVLLILLRVQAARELSVIADDARKTNAAAILPTLRATLLTIVIAAPGPMLVWFLGWRLGEIDIENPFREAMAESLKLIGLCYAGIEFFRQVCRRHGLADAHFNGPHILATRTRSELLIMTMTLLPLSFLVTLLNHLSTDLDRLALERIFFSAEMLIAALFAHRFLNPNGPLMREIFLQKNTAAISRTRWVWYPVATIFPVVLAAMAWAGYYYTASQLAWRLTLTLLHICAVLVIWGLALRWYRMAQRWFRIYIMRERRRQNTEETQTLEGQRLKLETESRAAEEDREKQTLRLINFVTLVPLFVGLFYIWIDVLPAVSYLEEIELWHTTVQRYVEDSNGDSALQTVREAITPLNLFLAIFAAVLTVSLTRNLPGMVDFAILQRVGFDASLRYAATTVIGYVVTFVGLTYAFGVLGFRWEQIQWLAAALTFGLSFGLQEIFANFVSGLIILFERPVRIGDIVTIEGVTGVVSKIRIRASTITDWDRKEYLVPNKELVTGRLLNWTLSDTLNRIVIPVGVAYGTDTDRVREVLFEIAKKEPEILSEPATLVTFEGFGDSTLNFVLRCYLGKMENRLETIHRLHTNIHRTFLNEGIEIAFPQRDLHIRSMPPGWDTAAGKGSSSSSNSDNGTSAASSQKND, encoded by the coding sequence ATGATCGGCTTTTCTGCTGGACGCAATCAAACCATTGCGCGCTGCTGCTTGTGGCTGGCTCTGCTGGCCGGCTATGCACTTCCCGCATTGGGACAAACGGGGAATCCGAATGGATTCTTTCTGCCCCTGCCCGACTCGCCGGCTCCAGGCAACACGCCCGAGACGACCAGTACACCGGCGAATACCCCGTCGAATCCGCCGGCGCAGTCTCCCACCGGAACCACCGAACAGCCTCAGTTGCAGGACTCGCTGGAAGCGTTCCAGAACGAGGTGAAGGCGATCGAGCAGGATCCGGGACTTGATCAGGCCAATAAAGAACAGCTGCTGCAGGTCTACAGAAACGCGATCGATGCTCTGCAGAAAACCGAAGCCTACAAGGCCCTGATTACCCGGAATCGCTCCGCACTGGAGAAGGTTCCCGAAGACGCCGAGAAGGTCACGTCAGAACTCAAGAATCTGCCGGAACAGTTTCCGCTCAGCGTCTCGAAGGCCTCTGCGCTCGAAGATATCGAACAGGCCCTCTCCTCAGCCGAAGCGCAGCTTCGCGAGTTCGAACTGGCGCTCATTAAAGCCGAGCAGGAAGTGTCGCAACGGACACTGAAGCGGAAGCAGGACGTTGAACTGCAGGCGACCTACTCAGAGCGGCTTCAGAAGATTCAGCAGAAAGTGACGGCTCCTCCGGTCCCTGATACTCCGCGTCTCGAAAAAGCACTGGCCAAGCTCTACCAGCTGCAGCTGACGATGATGGAGTCGGAAGCGATCGCCGTTAAGGAAGAGCTGAATCTGTTCGATGCCCAGAAGAACGCCAAGCTCCTGACGTCGCGGGTCGAGCTGGAAACGCTCCGGGTTGGACTGCAGCGAAAGAAGGTCGAAACGCTGCAGCAGATGCTGGCCGACAAGAAGCTCAAAGAGAACATGCGGGCTCTGAAGGAGCTGAAGGAAGAGAGCGACACCTCGCTCCCCGTGCTGCAGTCTTTCATTAACGAACTGGAAGAGCTGACGACCCGCATGAATACGCTGGTCGATCTGACGGAGAAAGCTCAGACGCGGCAGCGGGAAGTTCAGACGCAACTGGACGAAGTCACCAGTGACATGTCCGACAAACAGGAGCAGGCTGCCACCGAGGCGGGAAGCAGTGAAGTCTTTGCCCTGTCCCTGCTCCGTCAGCTCTACGAACTGCCTAATCTCGACGAACACATCGCTGCGGTCCATGCGCGGAACCGGCTGATGAGCGAGACCACGTTTCAGCAGATCGAGCTGCGCTCGGATGCGAAGGAACTGATCAACGTCGATCTGGCCGTTGAAGAGAAGCTTAACGAGATTAAAGAAGACGCCGGTTCGGAGAGCCTGGGAATCTTCGAGCAGAATCTCAAGAGCAAAATCAAGGAGCTGATTCAGCGGAAAAAAGAGACGCTCGACAGCCTCTTGACCGCCTATTCCGATCTGCTCGACTCTCTGACCACGGTCAACGCAACTGAGCAGTCTCTCGTTGAGAACGTTCAGGAATATCGGGACTTCATCCGGAAACGCATCTTCTGGATTCGCAGCGACAAGATGCTCAGCCTGTCTGACATCCGTCACATTCTGAGCGGCGAATCCTATCCCTTCAGCATGGACGACATCCTCCGGATTCCCTCGGAGTATATGGCTGATGTCCAGACTCACTTTCTGCTCCACGCCCTGGCGGCCAGCATTCTGGTTCTGCTGATCCTGTTGCGGGTCCAGGCCGCCCGCGAACTGAGTGTTATTGCCGACGACGCTCGAAAAACCAATGCGGCTGCGATTCTGCCGACATTGCGGGCCACACTGTTGACCATCGTGATTGCCGCCCCTGGACCGATGCTGGTCTGGTTTCTCGGCTGGAGGCTCGGGGAGATCGACATCGAGAATCCCTTCCGCGAAGCGATGGCGGAGTCGCTGAAGCTGATCGGCCTCTGCTACGCCGGGATCGAATTTTTCCGGCAAGTCTGTCGTCGCCACGGTCTGGCCGATGCCCACTTCAACGGTCCGCACATTCTGGCGACCCGAACACGCAGCGAACTGCTCATCATGACGATGACGCTGCTTCCTCTTTCGTTCCTGGTCACGCTGCTCAATCATTTGTCTACAGACCTGGATCGACTCGCGCTGGAACGAATTTTCTTCTCTGCCGAGATGCTGATCGCGGCTCTGTTCGCCCACCGGTTTCTGAATCCCAATGGACCGCTGATGCGGGAAATCTTCCTGCAGAAGAACACGGCTGCCATCTCCCGGACCCGGTGGGTCTGGTATCCCGTGGCAACCATCTTCCCGGTCGTTCTGGCCGCGATGGCCTGGGCCGGTTACTACTACACCGCCAGCCAGCTGGCCTGGCGATTAACCCTGACACTCCTCCACATCTGTGCCGTACTTGTAATCTGGGGACTGGCTCTCCGCTGGTACCGGATGGCACAACGATGGTTCCGCATCTACATCATGCGGGAACGCCGACGCCAGAACACCGAAGAAACGCAGACTCTTGAAGGTCAGCGGCTCAAGCTGGAAACTGAATCGAGAGCAGCCGAAGAGGACCGTGAAAAGCAGACCCTGCGGCTCATCAATTTCGTTACGCTCGTGCCGCTGTTCGTGGGGCTTTTCTATATCTGGATTGATGTCCTGCCGGCCGTTTCCTACCTGGAAGAGATCGAACTCTGGCACACGACCGTCCAAAGGTATGTGGAAGACTCGAACGGCGATTCGGCGCTCCAGACCGTCCGAGAGGCCATTACCCCACTCAACCTGTTCCTGGCGATTTTCGCGGCCGTGCTGACCGTCAGCCTGACTCGCAACCTGCCGGGTATGGTCGACTTCGCAATTCTGCAGCGCGTCGGGTTCGATGCTTCACTTCGATACGCCGCAACCACGGTGATCGGATACGTGGTAACATTTGTGGGGCTGACCTACGCATTTGGCGTGCTCGGGTTCCGTTGGGAACAGATCCAATGGCTCGCCGCCGCGTTGACGTTCGGGCTGAGTTTCGGACTGCAGGAAATCTTCGCCAACTTCGTCTCCGGTCTCATCATTCTATTCGAGCGACCGGTTCGCATCGGCGATATCGTCACCATCGAAGGCGTTACCGGTGTCGTCAGCAAGATCCGTATCCGTGCTTCGACCATTACCGACTGGGATCGCAAGGAGTACCTGGTTCCCAATAAGGAACTGGTGACGGGCCGCCTGCTGAACTGGACCCTGAGTGATACCTTGAACCGGATCGTGATCCCGGTCGGCGTCGCTTACGGAACCGATACCGATCGCGTGCGGGAAGTTCTGTTCGAGATCGCGAAGAAAGAACCCGAGATTCTGAGCGAGCCAGCGACACTGGTGACCTTTGAAGGCTTCGGCGACAGCACGCTGAACTTCGTTCTGCGTTGCTACCTCGGAAAGATGGAGAACCGGCTGGAAACGATCCACCGACTGCACACGAACATTCACCGCACCTTCCTCAACGAAGGAATCGAAATCGCATTCCCGCAGCGGGATCTGCATATCCGCTCGATGCCCCCCGGCTGGGACACGGCTGCGGGAAAAGGCTCAAGCAGTTCCTCAAATTCCGATAACGGGACGTCTGCGGCCAGTTCCCAGAAGAATGATTAA